One window from the genome of Pelecanus crispus isolate bPelCri1 chromosome 13, bPelCri1.pri, whole genome shotgun sequence encodes:
- the CHIC1 gene encoding cysteine-rich hydrophobic domain-containing protein 1, with protein sequence MSVLLPNMADFDTIYELEEEEEEEEESEPVVRSQELPRPRDAPDPVAVRGAGHITVFGLSNKFDTEFPSVLTGKVAPEEFKTSISRVNACLRKNLPVNVKWLLCGCLCCCCTLGCSLWPVVCLNKRTRRSIQKLLEWENNRLYHKLGLHWKLSKRKCETSNMMEYVILIEFLPKYPIFRPD encoded by the exons ATGAGCGTACTACTCCCCAATATGGCGGACTTCGACACTATCTatgagctggaggaggaggaggaggaggaggaggagtccGAGCCTGTGGTGCggagccaggagctgccccggccccgcgaTGCGCCGGATCCCGTAGCGGTACGGGGCGCCGGGCACATCACCGT gTTTGGCTTGAGCAACAAGTTTGATACAGAATTTCCTTCTGTTCTGACAGGGAAG GTTGCCCCAGAAGAATTCAAGACCAGCATCAGCCGTGTGAATGCCTGTTTAAGAAAGAATCTCCCTGTCAATGTAAAATGGCTGCTTTGTGgctgtctgtgctgctgctgcacactgGGCTGTAGCCTGTGGCCTGTAGTCTGTCTTAACAAAAGA ACTAGAAGATCAATTCAGAAGTTATTAGAATGGGAAAATAACAGACTATATCATAAG ctTGGTTTGCACTGGAAGCTGAGTAAAAGGAAATGCGAAACTAGCAATATGATGGAATAT GTAATATTAATAGAGTTCTTACCAAAATATCCCATATTTCGACCTGACTGA